The following are from one region of the Paenibacillus sp. KS-LC4 genome:
- a CDS encoding gluconokinase — protein sequence MGRELVIGLDLGTTSVKACIFDRHGHLVADVEKMNTFHYPQQGWVEQSAVEIERSAVLAIREAIEKAQVQEGELLALGFSAAMHAILTLDADGNPTSPAIIWADGRSAGEAEALLAANGDQVYKATGTPIHPMTPLMKLLWMKENNYEPYEQASYFMSIKEYLLYCWFGKRKIDYAMASATGLFNPAKLDWEAELLALTGITAEQLSEIVPPTEILSGLNADIAAQMGVPVTLPFAIGSADGQLSNLGIGAILPGEVAVSVGTSGAIRQLTHQAKVSDSRETFCYSFTKDTYIVGGPTNNGGIALQWLKETLNYEGGYEAFLAEAEKIAPGADGLLFLPYLNGERAPLWNQRAKGNFYGLTMTHERAHWIRAVLEGVTFNLYQIGKALEKLAGAPQKVYVNGGLSRSPLWLQMMADIFDAEIYVSENHHSAAWGAAWTALVAAGHAASFEEIKQHIPMDKPVVPNPETSKRYKDIYADYEKLAKTMAAFF from the coding sequence ATGGGAAGAGAGCTGGTAATCGGGCTTGATCTGGGGACAACTAGCGTTAAGGCCTGTATTTTTGATAGACATGGCCATTTGGTCGCAGATGTTGAGAAAATGAACACCTTCCACTATCCGCAGCAGGGCTGGGTGGAGCAAAGCGCAGTGGAAATCGAGCGCTCGGCGGTGCTCGCGATCAGAGAAGCGATTGAGAAGGCGCAGGTGCAGGAGGGCGAGCTGCTGGCGCTCGGTTTTTCTGCGGCGATGCATGCCATTCTGACGCTTGATGCTGACGGCAATCCGACTTCTCCGGCTATCATTTGGGCAGATGGAAGAAGCGCAGGAGAGGCGGAGGCGTTGTTGGCAGCAAACGGGGATCAGGTGTATAAGGCGACGGGAACGCCGATACATCCGATGACTCCGCTTATGAAGCTGCTGTGGATGAAGGAAAATAATTACGAGCCTTATGAGCAGGCGAGCTATTTCATGTCGATTAAGGAATATTTGCTTTACTGCTGGTTCGGGAAGCGCAAAATTGATTATGCAATGGCCTCGGCAACCGGCTTGTTCAATCCGGCGAAGCTGGACTGGGAAGCAGAGCTGCTGGCGCTAACCGGCATTACAGCAGAGCAACTGTCCGAAATCGTGCCGCCAACGGAAATTCTGTCTGGGCTGAATGCGGATATTGCTGCGCAAATGGGCGTCCCAGTGACTCTGCCCTTCGCAATTGGCTCCGCGGATGGGCAGCTGTCTAACCTTGGCATTGGCGCGATTCTTCCCGGCGAGGTTGCTGTATCTGTTGGGACGAGCGGGGCGATTCGCCAGCTTACGCATCAGGCGAAAGTGAGCGATAGCCGCGAGACCTTCTGCTACTCTTTTACGAAGGACACGTATATCGTGGGCGGTCCAACGAACAATGGCGGCATTGCGCTGCAGTGGCTGAAGGAGACGCTGAATTATGAGGGCGGATACGAAGCTTTTCTGGCTGAGGCTGAAAAGATTGCTCCCGGTGCGGACGGTCTGCTCTTCCTCCCGTATTTGAACGGAGAACGGGCACCGCTGTGGAATCAGCGGGCGAAGGGCAATTTCTACGGCTTAACGATGACTCATGAGCGAGCGCACTGGATTCGCGCAGTGCTGGAGGGCGTAACGTTCAACCTGTATCAGATCGGCAAGGCGCTGGAGAAGCTCGCGGGCGCGCCGCAGAAAGTGTATGTGAATGGCGGGCTGTCCCGCTCGCCGCTCTGGCTGCAAATGATGGCAGATATTTTCGATGCGGAAATATATGTCTCGGAAAACCATCACAGCGCCGCATGGGGCGCCGCTTGGACCGCTCTGGTGGCAGCGGGGCATGCGGCCTCCTTTGAGGAAATTAAGCAGCATATTCCGATGGACAAGCCCGTTGTTCCGAACCCGGAGACGAGCAAGCGCTACAAAGACATTTATGCCGATTATGAAAAGCTGGCGAAAACGATGGCAGCCTTTTTCTAA
- a CDS encoding alpha/beta hydrolase → MTEVALWPDSVYENVEGERPYLVPHLIRSDKPLAAVIVLPGGGYRNRADHEGEPIAKWLNDLGLHAFVLHYRVAPHKHPIPLGDAKRAIRIVRSRAAEFGIDPARIGILGFSAGGHLASTAGTHFDAGDSSSPDSIERASSRPDAMVLCYPVISLGEHRHEGSLVHLLGEDAPEELRRELSSELHVTEQTPPTFLWHCADDGAVPVQNSLMFAAALASKGVPYEMHIYESGGHGIGLAYDHPEAHTWSLCCGNWLKKRGFTEEIDVQ, encoded by the coding sequence ATGACGGAAGTGGCTTTATGGCCTGATTCAGTTTATGAAAATGTGGAAGGTGAGCGCCCGTATTTAGTGCCTCATCTTATTCGGTCCGACAAGCCTCTAGCGGCAGTCATCGTGCTCCCGGGCGGCGGTTATCGCAATCGCGCCGACCATGAAGGCGAGCCGATTGCCAAGTGGTTGAATGATTTGGGGCTGCATGCGTTTGTTCTTCATTACCGTGTAGCTCCGCATAAGCATCCTATTCCGCTTGGTGACGCGAAGCGCGCTATACGAATTGTCAGAAGCCGGGCAGCTGAATTCGGCATTGATCCCGCGCGTATTGGCATACTTGGCTTTTCGGCTGGCGGTCATTTGGCTTCCACAGCCGGCACGCATTTTGATGCCGGAGACAGCAGCAGTCCCGATTCGATCGAACGCGCAAGCAGCCGTCCAGATGCGATGGTTCTGTGTTATCCGGTCATTTCTTTGGGAGAGCACCGTCACGAGGGCTCCCTGGTCCATTTGCTTGGTGAGGATGCGCCTGAGGAGCTTCGCAGAGAACTGTCGAGCGAGCTGCATGTAACGGAGCAGACACCGCCGACCTTCCTCTGGCATTGCGCTGATGATGGAGCCGTTCCGGTCCAGAACAGCTTAATGTTTGCAGCAGCGCTGGCGAGCAAGGGCGTGCCTTACGAAATGCACATTTATGAAAGCGGCGGACATGGCATTGGTCTTGCATATGATCATCCTGAAGCGCATACCTGGAGCCTATGCTGCGGCAATTGGCTGAAAAAACGCGGCTTTACGGAAGAAATAGACGTACAATAA
- a CDS encoding copper amine oxidase N-terminal domain-containing protein, translating into MKRFRSAFTIVPVISLAASLMAASPATAALPANSSNYITAAAAAPAAKKITLKINGNSYLTESAPFISQSSVYMPLREVGELLGAMVTWNAAAKTVTMSYPEHLITLKIGSTEAINNGKKIKLSTPLQVIKGRVYVPLRFFSESIGASVTWKQADNTVGINQKIIYQTGGSMQTGTAWIDPATGSLYTALGKSDIPKLAGKLQIDPELIGYWGISIKAVGTNGLMVSLLINYGEPGIQYRSHAAYIKDGKLVKQAEANYYQRYEPNIVAMNNNPLLTDGKTLTLLDSSGAALEQYDLPKLGGKDESYAVLGMGQGYLIIRPNKTGLLTLVDLKTGTATLLYKQFLSAAEQEYAEKNDVPYHGDELAFTGETSKGVLSFSYRSALDGKSYTYSYSLNKA; encoded by the coding sequence ATGAAACGTTTTCGCTCCGCTTTTACAATTGTACCAGTGATCAGCCTTGCAGCTTCGTTAATGGCAGCGTCTCCTGCAACAGCAGCGCTGCCCGCTAACAGCAGCAATTACATAACAGCGGCAGCAGCAGCGCCAGCCGCCAAGAAAATTACGCTTAAGATCAACGGCAATTCGTATTTGACCGAATCGGCCCCCTTTATATCTCAAAGCTCGGTGTATATGCCGCTTCGCGAGGTAGGCGAGCTGCTCGGAGCGATGGTGACATGGAACGCGGCAGCCAAAACCGTCACCATGAGCTATCCGGAACATCTCATTACGTTAAAGATCGGCTCCACGGAGGCGATCAACAACGGCAAGAAGATTAAGCTAAGCACCCCTCTTCAGGTGATTAAGGGCCGTGTATACGTACCGCTGCGCTTTTTCTCCGAATCCATTGGAGCAAGCGTAACTTGGAAGCAGGCTGACAACACAGTAGGGATTAACCAGAAAATCATTTATCAAACGGGTGGCAGTATGCAGACAGGCACAGCATGGATTGATCCGGCTACCGGCAGTCTTTATACGGCGCTTGGCAAATCTGATATTCCCAAGCTGGCGGGCAAGCTTCAAATAGATCCAGAGCTTATCGGCTATTGGGGCATTTCTATCAAAGCAGTCGGAACGAATGGACTCATGGTATCCCTTCTCATAAACTACGGGGAGCCCGGCATTCAATACCGTTCCCATGCCGCTTATATTAAAGATGGCAAGCTCGTCAAACAAGCTGAGGCGAATTATTATCAGCGCTACGAGCCTAACATTGTGGCGATGAACAATAATCCGCTGCTGACCGATGGCAAAACCTTAACGCTGCTGGATAGCAGCGGAGCTGCACTGGAGCAATATGACCTTCCCAAGCTGGGTGGCAAAGATGAATCCTATGCCGTGCTCGGCATGGGCCAAGGCTACCTCATTATTCGCCCTAACAAGACAGGACTGCTCACTTTAGTCGATTTGAAGACGGGCACTGCTACGCTTCTATATAAGCAGTTCCTGTCCGCTGCCGAACAGGAGTATGCAGAAAAGAATGATGTTCCCTACCATGGCGATGAGCTTGCTTTCACAGGTGAAACGTCCAAAGGCGTGCTCAGCTTCTCTTACCGCAGTGCCCTCGATGGCAAAAGCTACACCTACAGCTATTCGCTGAATAAAGCATAA
- a CDS encoding metallophosphoesterase codes for MLKPRLIGIIALVLFIFVAIQFYIGWNGWLYLSALLPLENPWPYAFIVAIISFSYIIGRLLQPVAPLRKIGRAFKLIGSYWFAIMEYGILLLPPANLIYWLLTKLDIPASTALLAVGSLVILIMIGIVLRGSWNAWTPIVRTYSITIAKSAGARKSLRIGMASDIHLGTIVGKRHLGRLANAMEKMKPDLILLPGDIIDDDIAPYIDDHMSNVMKRLKAPLGVYAVLGNHEYIGGHIARFIAEMNAVGIRVLQDESVKIDDGFYIIGRKDLSAKRADPAGRQSVMELVAALDASLPLIMMDHQPSDLEQASLQGIDLSLSGHTHRGQLMPNHFFTRRLFELDWGFLQKGQLHAIVSSGFGTWGPPLRIGSRAEIIELNVQFRP; via the coding sequence ATGTTGAAACCGCGTTTGATCGGTATAATCGCTTTAGTATTATTCATTTTTGTTGCTATTCAGTTTTATATTGGCTGGAATGGATGGCTGTATTTGTCGGCCTTGCTTCCCTTGGAAAACCCGTGGCCCTATGCCTTTATTGTCGCAATTATCTCCTTCTCTTATATCATTGGAAGACTGCTCCAGCCTGTAGCTCCACTTCGCAAAATCGGGCGTGCATTCAAGCTTATCGGCTCTTACTGGTTTGCGATTATGGAATATGGGATACTGCTGCTTCCTCCAGCCAATCTCATATACTGGCTGCTTACGAAGCTGGATATCCCCGCTTCTACTGCTTTGCTGGCCGTAGGGAGCCTCGTCATCTTGATTATGATTGGAATTGTTCTGCGCGGCAGCTGGAATGCCTGGACCCCGATTGTTCGCACCTATTCCATTACGATTGCAAAGTCGGCCGGAGCGCGCAAATCGCTGCGTATCGGCATGGCCTCAGACATACACCTGGGCACCATCGTAGGCAAACGCCATTTGGGGCGGCTTGCAAATGCTATGGAAAAAATGAAGCCAGACCTGATTTTGCTGCCGGGCGACATTATTGATGATGACATTGCCCCTTATATCGACGATCATATGTCGAACGTTATGAAGCGCCTGAAAGCACCGCTTGGCGTCTATGCCGTTCTTGGCAATCACGAATATATTGGCGGTCACATCGCCCGCTTTATTGCAGAGATGAATGCTGTCGGCATTCGCGTGCTGCAAGACGAGAGCGTGAAGATTGACGACGGCTTTTATATCATCGGACGCAAAGACCTCAGCGCCAAAAGAGCTGATCCCGCTGGCCGCCAATCCGTTATGGAGCTCGTCGCAGCGCTCGACGCCTCCCTGCCGCTCATTATGATGGATCATCAGCCATCCGATTTGGAGCAGGCTTCGCTGCAAGGCATTGATCTTTCATTGTCCGGCCATACCCATCGGGGTCAATTGATGCCGAACCACTTTTTCACAAGAAGGCTGTTCGAGCTCGATTGGGGTTTTCTGCAAAAAGGACAGCTTCACGCCATCGTCTCGTCCGGCTTCGGCACATGGGGGCCGCCGCTCCGCATCGGCAGTCGCGCAGAAATTATTGAGCTAAACGTCCAATTCCGCCCGTAG
- a CDS encoding helix-turn-helix transcriptional regulator — MSDRIRLEALASFLKTKRAGIKPQSVGLPAGIRRRTPGLRREEVAQLANVSATWYTWLEQGRDIQVSTQVLESIAGALLLTADERDYIFGLAFGHHAGTGSGGLKLEETELELSPSLQRILTELRYCPTIISDRHCHIVGWNEAASHVFVDFNSIPYGERNLIRLLFTRKELRSLAVNWETFVEGYLAIFRTYYGQYAGDDWYDHFIGEMSRLHPEFETLWQRSQVSRSPEVTIEFRHSKTSKMLFALTSFQVLGSVDLRCTVYTPVEESGTEEKLRRLLGTS; from the coding sequence TTGTCCGATCGTATTCGGCTGGAAGCGCTCGCGTCTTTTCTAAAGACGAAGCGTGCTGGAATTAAACCGCAGTCGGTAGGCTTGCCGGCCGGCATTCGGCGGCGTACGCCGGGACTCCGCAGGGAGGAGGTGGCGCAGCTGGCGAACGTTAGCGCAACCTGGTATACGTGGCTGGAGCAGGGACGTGACATTCAAGTGTCCACCCAAGTGTTGGAGTCGATTGCTGGTGCGCTGCTGCTGACAGCGGATGAACGCGACTATATTTTTGGACTGGCATTTGGCCATCATGCGGGTACAGGCAGTGGCGGCTTGAAGCTGGAGGAGACGGAGCTGGAGCTTAGTCCTTCCTTGCAGCGAATCTTAACGGAGCTGCGCTATTGCCCAACGATTATTTCCGACCGGCATTGTCATATCGTGGGCTGGAACGAGGCTGCTTCGCATGTATTCGTCGACTTCAATTCCATTCCCTATGGCGAGCGGAACCTGATTCGACTCCTATTTACACGCAAGGAGCTGCGCAGTCTGGCCGTTAATTGGGAAACGTTCGTGGAAGGCTACCTTGCGATCTTCCGCACCTATTACGGCCAATATGCGGGCGATGATTGGTATGACCATTTTATCGGGGAAATGTCACGGCTCCACCCTGAATTCGAAACGCTATGGCAGCGCAGCCAGGTCAGCCGCTCACCTGAGGTCACCATCGAATTTCGCCACTCCAAAACAAGCAAAATGCTGTTCGCACTGACCTCCTTTCAAGTGCTCGGCAGCGTAGACCTGCGTTGCACCGTCTATACCCCGGTAGAGGAATCCGGAACGGAGGAGAAGCTGCGGCGATTATTGGGCACCTCATAA
- a CDS encoding transporter substrate-binding domain-containing protein has protein sequence MLEKTAVKSTLALIALFSLMLAGCTKDAPMPERGNPAMLQWLPIIQQSGKLVIATSENYPFEYTDEKTGEFIGYDVDLAQAIADEIGVDIEWKKFLFADLLNALQLGEADMIISSMYITEEREKIVDMSDKYLDSGMAIVKRKGDNSVSSLDDLDGKTIGVKTQGRSEREAEALIAQGKKIKVRSYATVEEGLEALRSREVDIVFNDYLKQASYNQHYPEAQLELVGGAFTKEGFGIAVVKGQTELLQVVNQVIHRLQENGDADVLYSKWLQ, from the coding sequence ATGCTTGAGAAAACCGCCGTCAAGTCGACGCTTGCGTTGATTGCACTGTTCAGCCTTATGCTGGCTGGCTGTACGAAGGATGCACCGATGCCGGAAAGGGGCAATCCGGCCATGCTGCAATGGCTGCCGATCATTCAACAGTCGGGCAAGCTGGTTATCGCTACATCCGAAAATTACCCGTTTGAATATACGGATGAAAAGACAGGCGAGTTTATAGGGTATGATGTAGATTTGGCGCAGGCGATTGCAGACGAAATAGGCGTGGATATTGAATGGAAAAAATTTTTGTTTGCTGACTTGCTTAATGCCCTGCAATTGGGTGAAGCCGATATGATTATTTCCAGTATGTACATTACGGAGGAGCGGGAGAAAATCGTTGATATGTCGGATAAATATTTGGATAGCGGCATGGCGATCGTCAAGCGGAAGGGCGACAATTCGGTAAGCTCCCTCGATGATTTGGATGGCAAAACGATTGGGGTAAAAACACAAGGGAGAAGCGAGCGTGAGGCCGAAGCGCTGATTGCACAGGGCAAAAAAATTAAAGTACGCTCGTATGCTACGGTGGAGGAAGGATTGGAAGCACTGCGCTCCAGAGAGGTAGATATCGTTTTTAACGATTATTTAAAACAGGCCAGCTACAATCAGCATTATCCTGAGGCACAGCTGGAGCTTGTAGGCGGGGCATTTACCAAGGAAGGATTCGGAATAGCTGTCGTCAAAGGGCAGACTGAATTGCTTCAGGTCGTCAACCAGGTCATCCACAGGCTGCAGGAAAATGGTGATGCGGATGTGCTGTACAGCAAATGGCTGCAATAA
- the fabF gene encoding beta-ketoacyl-ACP synthase II, translating into MSRVVVTGLGIVSPVGIGVETFWEGMLAGKSGIGPIDAFDAANHKTHFAGLVRDFNPEEQFGKKEARKMDRFTQFGLAAAEEALADSGLQLEQLDRERLAVYVGSGIGGLKTLQDNEGQLRQRGPGRVSPLLVPMMIANMAAAQISIRLGSLGPTLAPVTACSIGNTAIGEAFRLIRGGWADVVFAGGSEAAVTDISLAGFGNATALSTRNEEPQRASRPFDIGRDGFVMSEGAGILVLESLEHAQSRGARIYAEVVGYGATSDAYHIVATPPDGAGAYRAMKLALEEAGLAPEDVDVISAHATSTEVGDSSEASAIHRLFAAGGKQPPAVTATKSMLGHMLGASGGAQAIALAKGLQEGVITPTINYEQPDPACGDLDIVANEARRANIKVGLTNSFGFGGHNAVIAMRKFEG; encoded by the coding sequence ATGAGCAGAGTTGTTGTGACGGGGCTTGGTATCGTATCGCCAGTAGGAATAGGGGTAGAGACATTTTGGGAAGGAATGCTTGCGGGTAAATCAGGAATTGGCCCTATAGATGCATTTGATGCAGCGAACCATAAGACGCATTTCGCTGGTCTAGTGCGGGATTTTAACCCGGAGGAGCAGTTTGGGAAAAAAGAGGCTCGCAAAATGGACCGCTTCACTCAGTTCGGCCTCGCGGCAGCGGAAGAGGCGCTTGCCGATTCGGGCTTGCAACTGGAGCAGTTGGATCGTGAGCGGCTGGCGGTATATGTTGGCTCCGGCATTGGCGGCTTGAAGACGCTGCAGGATAACGAAGGGCAGCTGCGCCAGCGCGGGCCAGGCCGGGTCAGTCCGCTGCTTGTGCCTATGATGATTGCCAATATGGCAGCTGCGCAAATCAGCATCAGGCTCGGCTCGCTCGGCCCAACGCTTGCGCCAGTTACGGCTTGCTCCATAGGCAATACGGCCATTGGCGAAGCGTTCCGGCTCATTCGCGGCGGCTGGGCGGATGTCGTGTTTGCCGGAGGTTCAGAAGCAGCTGTAACGGATATTTCGCTTGCAGGCTTTGGCAATGCGACCGCGCTTTCCACACGCAACGAGGAGCCGCAGCGGGCAAGCCGTCCTTTCGACATCGGACGAGATGGGTTCGTCATGTCAGAGGGAGCGGGCATTTTGGTGCTGGAGTCGCTCGAGCATGCCCAAAGCAGAGGAGCACGCATTTATGCGGAGGTCGTAGGCTATGGGGCGACCTCGGATGCGTACCATATCGTAGCGACGCCGCCTGACGGAGCTGGGGCATACCGGGCGATGAAGCTGGCGCTTGAGGAAGCGGGACTAGCACCTGAGGATGTGGATGTGATCAGCGCACATGCTACAAGCACTGAGGTTGGCGATTCCTCGGAGGCTTCGGCGATTCACCGCTTGTTTGCAGCAGGCGGCAAGCAGCCGCCGGCCGTCACGGCAACAAAGTCGATGCTGGGGCATATGCTCGGCGCATCGGGAGGGGCGCAGGCGATTGCCCTCGCCAAAGGCTTGCAGGAGGGCGTTATTACGCCGACGATTAACTACGAGCAGCCGGACCCGGCTTGCGGAGATTTAGACATCGTAGCCAATGAAGCTCGCCGAGCAAATATTAAAGTCGGTCTCACTAACTCCTTCGGCTTTGGCGGGCATAATGCGGTTATTGCGATGCGGAAATTTGAAGGGTAA
- the imm48 gene encoding Imm48 family immunity protein, with translation MAKRETVYLLNLKNRLGENIMTDFLDPSKFDEEKVSNASKELEFFTGKIFVLLDVKFEKTTELERQVIAAFCFGAINAVIHRDDLSQPQAHALIISLLINQFNYSETQAVAFAEDLIKATNKEHHPVMNSIIHRGIDGHYQYEGKDFENLKKNILEVINVVKKKA, from the coding sequence ATGGCCAAAAGGGAAACTGTTTATTTATTAAATTTAAAAAATAGATTAGGAGAAAATATTATGACAGATTTTTTAGATCCAAGTAAATTTGATGAAGAAAAAGTGAGTAATGCCTCAAAAGAATTAGAATTTTTCACTGGAAAAATATTCGTTTTGCTAGATGTGAAATTTGAAAAAACCACAGAACTTGAGCGACAAGTCATTGCAGCATTTTGCTTTGGAGCAATTAATGCTGTTATTCATAGAGATGATTTAAGTCAACCACAAGCACATGCTCTAATTATATCATTACTTATTAATCAATTTAATTACAGTGAAACTCAGGCTGTTGCATTTGCTGAAGACTTAATTAAAGCAACAAATAAAGAGCATCATCCCGTAATGAACTCAATAATTCACAGAGGGATAGACGGCCACTATCAGTATGAAGGCAAAGATTTTGAGAATCTTAAAAAAAATATATTAGAAGTTATTAATGTAGTGAAAAAGAAGGCTTAA
- a CDS encoding YnfA family protein, which produces MQMLLFIAAGLAEIGGGYLVWLWLREGKPYWYGIIGSGVLVLYGILPTLQSFPTFGRVYAAYGGVFVAMAVLWGWLVDKRTPDLYDWIGAVVCLIGVSIILWAPRG; this is translated from the coding sequence ATGCAAATGTTACTGTTTATTGCGGCCGGGCTTGCAGAAATCGGCGGCGGCTATTTGGTGTGGCTGTGGCTGCGCGAAGGAAAGCCTTATTGGTACGGTATAATAGGCAGTGGAGTCTTAGTGCTTTACGGCATTTTGCCTACGCTGCAATCGTTTCCGACCTTTGGCAGAGTGTATGCAGCCTATGGCGGCGTATTCGTCGCGATGGCGGTGCTTTGGGGCTGGCTGGTAGACAAGCGAACGCCCGATCTTTACGATTGGATTGGCGCCGTCGTATGTCTGATCGGCGTATCGATTATTTTGTGGGCGCCGCGGGGATAG
- a CDS encoding LysR family transcriptional regulator substrate-binding protein: protein MAEDILSRWDNFTETAKLNSSLLNERLVIGATFGACTSFLPKLLTHYSEKYPLVELEITESHPSEIEERLLSGAWDVGLIGAPEEMSFKNLVAEKFLTCKIMACVGGKSPLAYKESLSMEEISKQSIISTSERMKEELQAYGTSREIFHSKHSEVSKRVISEGLGIGFYLDISLKNDPYVMTGHIVPIPLQVEHPVDFYWLHAKKKQSLACEAFIKELNVLIPQFMRMNA from the coding sequence ATGGCTGAGGATATTTTGTCGCGCTGGGACAACTTCACAGAGACCGCCAAGCTGAACAGCTCGCTGCTGAACGAGCGGCTCGTTATCGGGGCAACCTTCGGGGCTTGCACTAGCTTTTTGCCTAAGCTGCTCACCCATTACTCGGAGAAATATCCACTTGTTGAACTGGAAATTACAGAAAGCCATCCGAGTGAAATTGAAGAGCGGCTTCTGAGCGGAGCTTGGGATGTGGGACTTATTGGAGCGCCGGAGGAAATGTCCTTTAAAAATCTGGTCGCCGAGAAATTTTTAACCTGCAAAATTATGGCTTGCGTTGGGGGGAAGTCGCCCTTAGCCTACAAAGAGAGTCTTTCGATGGAGGAAATCAGCAAGCAGTCGATTATTAGCACATCGGAGCGGATGAAGGAGGAGCTTCAGGCGTATGGCACGAGCAGGGAGATTTTTCATTCCAAGCATTCCGAGGTTTCTAAACGGGTCATTAGCGAGGGACTAGGGATCGGCTTTTATTTGGATATTTCCTTGAAAAATGATCCTTACGTCATGACCGGGCATATCGTTCCGATCCCGCTTCAGGTCGAGCATCCCGTCGATTTTTACTGGCTTCATGCCAAGAAGAAGCAATCGCTTGCTTGCGAAGCCTTTATTAAAGAGCTAAACGTGCTGATTCCCCAGTTTATGCGGATGAATGCTTGA
- a CDS encoding SDR family oxidoreductase, which yields MSGKIVLVTGANAGMGLASVTELAKAGAEVIMACRSLERGEAARQQALAASGASHIELMACDLGDFASIYAFCEAFKQRYGRLDVLLNNAGVVSLKRELTKDGYESMIGVNHLGHFLLTTSLLELLKQSPQGRVVNVSSGAYKAGKIHFEDINLTRSFNVVKGYAQSKLANILFTKELAKRLAHSKVTVNCLHPGAVGTSLGVNRQTGFGKSIYALLRPFFLTSLEGAQTALYLASSEEGGTVSGHYFYKQKREEVSPKAKDEQAAKLLWEWSEQQASQARHVK from the coding sequence ATGAGTGGTAAAATCGTACTTGTCACCGGAGCAAATGCAGGCATGGGGCTGGCATCAGTTACGGAGCTTGCGAAGGCTGGCGCAGAAGTGATTATGGCTTGCCGCAGTCTGGAGCGAGGAGAGGCCGCACGGCAGCAAGCCCTTGCCGCTAGCGGAGCCTCGCATATTGAGCTGATGGCCTGTGATTTGGGGGATTTTGCGAGCATTTATGCCTTTTGTGAAGCCTTCAAGCAGCGGTACGGTCGGCTGGATGTGCTGCTGAACAATGCAGGCGTTGTATCGCTAAAGCGCGAGCTAACCAAAGATGGCTATGAGAGCATGATTGGCGTCAATCATCTGGGACATTTTTTACTGACGACCTCGTTGTTGGAGCTGCTGAAGCAATCGCCGCAGGGCAGAGTAGTCAATGTATCCTCGGGCGCGTATAAAGCGGGGAAAATCCATTTTGAGGATATCAATCTAACTCGGAGCTTCAATGTTGTTAAGGGTTATGCCCAATCGAAGCTGGCCAATATTTTGTTCACCAAGGAGCTGGCTAAGCGGCTGGCGCATTCGAAGGTGACGGTTAATTGCCTGCATCCCGGAGCGGTAGGTACATCGCTTGGCGTCAACCGCCAGACGGGCTTTGGCAAAAGCATATACGCGCTGCTGCGGCCTTTTTTCTTGACTTCGCTGGAGGGAGCGCAGACGGCGCTTTATTTGGCAAGCTCGGAGGAGGGCGGAACGGTAAGCGGGCACTATTTTTATAAGCAAAAAAGGGAGGAAGTGTCTCCAAAAGCCAAGGATGAGCAGGCGGCCAAGCTGCTGTGGGAATGGAGCGAGCAGCAGGCAAGTCAAGCAAGGCATGTGAAATAA